In Rhodococcus rhodochrous, a single genomic region encodes these proteins:
- a CDS encoding ABC transporter ATP-binding protein: MTSISSFVPVCSAQGVVRVYGRGDAEVRALDGVSIAFERGRFTAIMGPSGSGKSTLMHALAGLDGVDSGRVILHGDGRRADVEISTAPDAVLTELRRDRIGFVFQAFNLLPVLTARDNILLPMRLAGSRPAPDWFDEVTGRLGLTDRLDHLPHEMSGGQQQRVAVARALLPQPDVIFADEPTGNLDSQSGAEVLSMLRSSVRETGQTVVMVTHDPVAASYSDRVVLLADGRLAGEIAQPTADSVLDALRDLRTSRTVVPVR; this comes from the coding sequence ATGACTTCGATCAGCTCTTTCGTACCGGTATGTTCGGCTCAGGGGGTCGTCCGCGTCTACGGCCGCGGCGACGCCGAGGTGCGTGCCCTCGACGGGGTGTCCATCGCCTTCGAGCGGGGACGCTTCACCGCGATCATGGGACCGTCCGGATCCGGCAAGTCGACGCTCATGCACGCCCTCGCCGGTCTCGACGGTGTCGATTCCGGGCGCGTGATCCTCCACGGTGACGGCCGCCGCGCCGACGTCGAGATCAGCACCGCCCCCGATGCGGTGCTCACCGAACTGCGCCGCGACCGCATCGGTTTCGTCTTCCAAGCGTTCAATCTGCTGCCCGTGCTCACCGCCCGCGACAACATCCTGCTGCCGATGCGGCTGGCAGGCTCGCGCCCGGCGCCGGACTGGTTCGACGAGGTGACCGGCAGGCTCGGTCTGACCGACCGGCTCGACCATCTTCCCCACGAGATGTCCGGCGGTCAGCAGCAACGCGTCGCCGTAGCGCGGGCGCTCCTGCCGCAGCCCGACGTGATCTTCGCGGACGAACCCACCGGAAACCTCGACTCGCAGTCCGGCGCGGAGGTGCTCTCCATGCTCCGGTCGAGCGTGCGGGAGACCGGCCAGACCGTGGTGATGGTGACGCACGATCCGGTCGCGGCCTCCTACTCCGATCGGGTGGTGCTGCTCGCCGACGGTCGGCTCGCCGGTGAGATCGCGCAACCCACAGCGGATTCGGTGCTCGATGCGCTTCGCGACCTGCGCACCTCCCGAACGGTGGTGCCGGTCCGATGA
- a CDS encoding response regulator transcription factor, with the protein MVLESQPDIEVVVEASDGEAAVAELERVRADVVLMDVQMPRVDGISATRSLLRSADAPKVVVLTTFDNDDYVVQAIAAGASGFLLKDAPPEDLLAAVRTVHRGDAVMAPRATRSLLHHVSPLLDGAERRAVPVAVPEDLTPRELEVLVAMAHGLTNGEIAERFVLSETTVKTHVGRVLAKTGSRDRVQAVLFAFRAGLVHPDDLLGSGE; encoded by the coding sequence ATGGTGCTCGAATCGCAGCCGGACATCGAGGTCGTCGTCGAGGCGTCCGACGGTGAGGCCGCCGTCGCCGAACTCGAACGGGTTCGCGCCGACGTCGTGCTGATGGACGTGCAGATGCCGCGGGTCGACGGCATCTCGGCGACGCGGTCGCTGCTGCGCTCCGCCGACGCGCCGAAGGTCGTGGTGCTCACCACCTTCGACAACGACGACTACGTCGTCCAGGCGATCGCCGCCGGTGCGAGCGGCTTCCTGCTCAAGGACGCGCCGCCCGAGGACCTGCTGGCCGCGGTACGGACGGTGCACCGCGGTGACGCCGTGATGGCCCCGCGCGCGACCCGCTCACTGCTGCACCACGTCTCGCCGTTGCTCGACGGTGCGGAGCGGCGCGCGGTGCCGGTCGCGGTGCCCGAGGATCTGACCCCGCGCGAACTCGAGGTGCTCGTCGCGATGGCGCACGGCCTGACCAACGGGGAGATCGCCGAGCGGTTCGTGCTCTCCGAGACGACCGTCAAGACCCACGTGGGCCGGGTGCTGGCGAAGACGGGATCGCGCGACCGCGTGCAGGCGGTGCTGTTCGCCTTCCGCGCCGGTCTCGTGCATCCCGACGATCTGCTCGGCTCGGGGGAGTAG